Genomic window (Dyadobacter fanqingshengii):
ACCGGAAAAAGACCCAGGTAATGTTGACAAGAAATAATGTAAACAAGGCCAGCAGAAAATTGGACATGTTTTTGCTCCGGATTGGGATGATCGTGGCTTGAATCACCATATCTTCGGCCAGGGACGTGTTTTTTTGTCTTTTCGGAATGCCGCGGATCAGTCGTTCAATGCACAGGAACAAGCCATGCAAACCACCCCAAATCACAAAATTCCATGAAGCGCCGTGCCAAAGTCCGCCTAGTAACATGGTGATCATTAGGTTGATATATGTTCTGAAACCGCCTGATCGGTTTCCGCCAAGCGGAATATACAGATAGTCGCGAAGCCAGGTGGATAACGTAATGTGCCATCTGCGCCAGAAATCGGAAAAGCCGATGGCGGCGTATGGGAATCGGAAATTTTCGGGCAAAGTAAAGCCCAGGCAAAGCGAAACGCCGATTGCACAAGTGGAGTAACCGGCAAAATCGCAGAAAATCTGAGCTGAAAAGGCCAGCACTGCCGACCAGGCGTCCAGTGGATTAACCGGAAAGGGCAAACTGAAAATGAAGTCCGCCGGTTCGGCCATCCAGCCATCCGCAATCACAACCTTCATAAACAACCCCAGCGAAAGCAGGAAAAGTCCCCACAACATTTGATAGGAGGTCGCTTTACGCGGTTCTTTAAATTGCGGTATCAGATCCTCAGGACGAACGATAGGGCCGGCAACCAAATGCGGGAAGTAGGTAACGAACAAGGCGAAGTTGAGGAACGATGGTTCCGGTGCAAACTTGCGTCTGTATACGTCGATCGTGTAGGACAATGTTACGAAGGTGTAAAATGAAATCCCTACCGGAAGGATAATGTCCGGTTTTACTGCCTGAAACACAATGCCCATACTGGCCATTAACGCCGTGAAGTTTTCGAGCAGGAAGCCGCCGTATTTAAAATAACTCAGCATGCCCAGGTTCAGAACAAGGCTTACTGCCAGCCACATTTTCCGGCGCATTTTGTCTTCGGTTACGGAAATGAGGCGCGCCATGTAATAATCCACGACCGTAGAAAGCCACAGCAGCAGGATAAAAGGCGGATTCCAGAGCGCATAAAACAGATAACTGGCCAGTAACAGGTTGATTTTTTTGGTTTTCCATGAAAACGGCAGGTTATGCAAAACCAGCAGCAAGATGAAAAACAGAACGAAAGTATATGAGTTGAATACCATGTTATTGAATTTTTGGAATGGCTGATGTTTTGCGAAGTGTTACCCGATTTTTCTCTTCAATAATCCGGATCAGGTCTTTTGTAAATGGCTTTGTATCAGCCGGGCTTAAATGCGACCAGTCGGGACATATATACTTGGAGAGTTCCGGGTAATCAGTGAAATGGATGCCGGGTGCGCCTGTTTCTCTTAAAAGCCGGTCCCAGTAGAGCTCGCGGGGATGGGTTTGCTTTTCGGCTGACCAAGCTGGATCACTGGAAGGCATCCTCAAAAATGTGACACTGCCGCCTCTCGCCCTGATCTTGTCAACCGACCCCTTCACGGAAGAAATA
Coding sequences:
- a CDS encoding MBOAT family O-acyltransferase gives rise to the protein MVFNSYTFVLFFILLLVLHNLPFSWKTKKINLLLASYLFYALWNPPFILLLWLSTVVDYYMARLISVTEDKMRRKMWLAVSLVLNLGMLSYFKYGGFLLENFTALMASMGIVFQAVKPDIILPVGISFYTFVTLSYTIDVYRRKFAPEPSFLNFALFVTYFPHLVAGPIVRPEDLIPQFKEPRKATSYQMLWGLFLLSLGLFMKVVIADGWMAEPADFIFSLPFPVNPLDAWSAVLAFSAQIFCDFAGYSTCAIGVSLCLGFTLPENFRFPYAAIGFSDFWRRWHITLSTWLRDYLYIPLGGNRSGGFRTYINLMITMLLGGLWHGASWNFVIWGGLHGLFLCIERLIRGIPKRQKNTSLAEDMVIQATIIPIRSKNMSNFLLALFTLFLVNITWVFFRSPDFGSAMRMLLCMFGVITQGPKMLATPDMLKIAIVTVALFCTHWYMRDKTVRSVFGRFPWWLLGTIWSIMLILIILTQKSTSSFIYFQF